One Deltaproteobacteria bacterium genomic region harbors:
- a CDS encoding endonuclease/exonuclease/phosphatase family protein, with protein sequence MTQNETLQHDLHRHIPALRQFHSTKALRASPLYRQLEPKIEKVLKSYELVHFTSTLPGPEPFYRSVSWNIERGMRFDAILYYLTTHPVLSSADILLITEADLGMARSGNRHIAREIAKALSMHYYFAPSYLNLAKGCGIEQEVEGENHLGIAGNAILSRYPIKNPRIVSLPNAHDKMRGREKRLGNQAAPVADIDINGQLVTVAAVHLDVRSTQEHRRLQLKRVIDHIEETTKGPVLIGGDWNTSTCDAHTATAAIIGFWIRVLMGTGNMIRNHYPHPDRFFEKNLFSMLEQKGFDYKLCNELGVGTSHYSVEDMKQFKNLREWLPNWCFRFVEWSLKDHGGKCSFKLDWFTQRGLKIVQKEGKSSDRKGDSVGAKVIGNLLYDNYPASDHDAIVVDFCL encoded by the coding sequence ATGACACAGAACGAGACACTTCAACACGATTTGCATCGACACATCCCGGCCCTTCGGCAATTTCATTCTACCAAAGCGCTCCGAGCATCGCCGCTCTACCGTCAATTGGAGCCAAAAATTGAGAAAGTTCTGAAAAGTTATGAACTGGTCCATTTCACATCGACTTTGCCCGGTCCGGAGCCGTTTTATCGATCTGTCTCCTGGAATATTGAAAGGGGGATGAGGTTTGACGCTATTCTTTATTATCTCACAACCCACCCGGTCTTATCATCGGCTGACATTCTCTTGATTACTGAAGCGGACTTAGGGATGGCCCGCTCCGGAAACCGCCATATCGCTCGTGAAATTGCGAAGGCACTCAGCATGCATTACTATTTTGCTCCCTCCTATCTGAATCTCGCGAAAGGATGCGGCATCGAGCAGGAGGTCGAGGGTGAAAATCACTTAGGAATCGCCGGTAACGCAATCTTATCACGTTACCCAATCAAAAATCCTCGAATCGTTTCTCTCCCAAATGCCCATGACAAGATGCGGGGGCGTGAAAAGAGATTGGGGAATCAGGCAGCACCCGTGGCCGACATTGATATAAACGGGCAACTTGTAACGGTTGCAGCGGTTCATCTTGATGTTCGCTCCACACAGGAACATCGACGCCTTCAGCTAAAAAGGGTGATTGATCATATAGAAGAGACGACCAAAGGGCCTGTGCTCATTGGAGGTGATTGGAACACCAGCACTTGCGATGCCCACACCGCTACCGCTGCTATCATTGGTTTTTGGATCCGTGTCTTGATGGGAACCGGCAATATGATTCGTAACCACTATCCGCACCCCGATCGTTTTTTTGAAAAGAACCTCTTCTCAATGCTTGAACAAAAAGGCTTCGATTACAAATTATGCAACGAGTTGGGAGTTGGCACATCCCATTATTCGGTTGAAGATATGAAGCAATTCAAAAATCTTAGAGAATGGCTCCCAAATTGGTGTTTTCGGTTTGTCGAGTGGTCCCTGAAAGATCATGGCGGAAAATGCTCCTTTAAGCTGGACTGGTTTACGCAGCGTGGGCTTAAGATCGTCCAGAAAGAGGGAAAAAGTTCGGATCGAAAAGGAGATTCCGTCGGAGCCAAGGTGATCGGCAATCTCTTATATGATAACTACCCTGCGTCGGACCATGATGCGATTGTTGTCGATTTCTGCCTCTAA